From the genome of Solidesulfovibrio carbinolicus, one region includes:
- a CDS encoding HD domain-containing phosphohydrolase, protein MGGKAKILFVDDDPEILATLKRTFRRKYLTETALGPLRGLEVAAEHGPYAVVVADLRMPGLDGLEFFTQLKKLSPETVRIMLTGYADLRAAMDAVNTGHVFRFLAKPCPEEELAESLAAGAALFAQATAERDFLKGALRGIIKLLSDLLALQNPEAYARAMRVRRLVADMARYLDAPDVWRIELAVTLSQLGGLVLPQGLFAKLRRTGDLAGDEARLFARHPGLAGDLLANIPKLDEVAAIIRHQETPHAGAGRDVPLGAKLLKAALDYDALLTSGRARDQALDALAGREGLYDPQALDALTALAGEREGLERREIPLSALTPGMILEEDVALPHAEVLATSGQMVDVGWLACLEAESLPGDVRCRVLVPPVEDAPPPGLADPELLALLRRVGRAPGCS, encoded by the coding sequence ATGGGCGGCAAGGCCAAAATCCTGTTCGTGGACGACGATCCAGAAATTCTGGCGACCCTTAAACGCACGTTTCGACGCAAGTACCTGACGGAAACCGCCCTTGGCCCGTTGCGGGGGCTGGAGGTCGCCGCCGAGCACGGCCCCTATGCCGTGGTGGTGGCCGACCTGCGGATGCCGGGCCTGGACGGGCTGGAATTTTTCACCCAGCTCAAAAAACTCTCCCCCGAAACCGTGCGGATCATGCTCACCGGCTACGCCGATCTGCGAGCCGCCATGGACGCCGTCAACACCGGCCACGTCTTCCGGTTCCTGGCCAAGCCCTGCCCCGAGGAGGAACTGGCCGAATCCCTGGCCGCCGGCGCGGCCCTGTTTGCCCAGGCCACGGCCGAGCGCGATTTTCTCAAAGGGGCCCTTCGCGGCATCATCAAGCTCCTGTCAGACCTGCTCGCCCTGCAAAATCCCGAGGCTTACGCCCGGGCCATGCGCGTACGCCGGCTGGTGGCCGACATGGCCCGCTACCTGGACGCTCCCGACGTCTGGCGCATTGAGCTGGCCGTCACCCTGTCCCAGCTGGGGGGCCTGGTCCTGCCCCAAGGCCTGTTCGCCAAGCTGCGCCGGACAGGCGATCTCGCCGGCGACGAAGCCCGGCTTTTCGCCCGCCACCCGGGCCTGGCCGGGGATTTGCTGGCCAATATTCCCAAGCTTGACGAAGTGGCCGCCATTATCCGCCACCAGGAAACGCCCCACGCCGGAGCCGGCCGGGACGTTCCGCTTGGGGCCAAACTCCTCAAGGCCGCCCTGGATTACGACGCGCTGCTGACCTCGGGCCGCGCTCGGGACCAGGCCCTGGACGCCCTGGCCGGCCGGGAAGGCCTCTACGATCCCCAGGCCCTGGACGCCCTGACCGCCCTGGCCGGGGAGCGGGAAGGACTGGAGCGCCGGGAAATCCCCCTTTCGGCGTTGACCCCGGGCATGATCCTGGAGGAAGATGTCGCCTTGCCCCACGCCGAGGTTCTGGCCACGTCCGGCCAGATGGTGGACGTCGGCTGGCTGGCCTGCCTGGAGGCCGAGTCCCTGCCGGGCGACGTCCGCTGCCGGGTGCTCGTCCCGCCGGTCGAGGACGCGCCGCCCCCGGGTCTGGCCGATCCCGAACTGCTGGCCCTTTTGCGCCGGGTCGGACGCGCCCCAGGCTGCTCCTGA
- a CDS encoding response regulator — MSNAVKLRAEQMTRRYERIVTDYFAEGGLAVLCTDDESFVRQLKYALGALRVDVKTVLREVADYDDVATLAAKTADRLPVPLLVFLERRLRQTACLKTVRTLKSLYGDKIRLVVTTVELSRDELVLTHEVGADSCITKPISANALMEKCAFAVRPNNQLGVLFDRAAALLAAGDLDQAARVAAKAFEIKPDSLKAHLLLGDVALAKGDHAQAESHYKDAARAEKLYIEPLKRLVEVYAQTGDDAKRLACLTRLDELSPLNFERKAVIGEAYLDLGEGDKARAFFEEARKAVGKVASDMVSEALMEMAKRIGERDQETALRFVTEAIEAKGEALGPKDLWMFNNRGILLRRQGNWREAAENYRKALSIAPSDAGLRYNLGVAHAEGKDYYTALTHFEEALKLDPDLILQGPTVGYNIATAYHRCRDLPAAREFLAQTLKRHPGYEPARRLLAHLGQ, encoded by the coding sequence ATGTCCAATGCCGTCAAACTGCGGGCCGAACAAATGACCCGCCGCTACGAACGCATCGTGACCGACTATTTCGCCGAAGGCGGACTGGCCGTCCTTTGCACCGACGACGAAAGCTTCGTGCGCCAGCTCAAATACGCCCTGGGCGCCCTGCGCGTGGACGTCAAGACCGTGCTGCGCGAGGTGGCCGACTACGACGACGTGGCCACCCTGGCCGCCAAGACCGCCGATCGGCTGCCCGTCCCCTTGCTGGTCTTTCTGGAGCGCCGACTGCGCCAAACGGCTTGCTTAAAGACCGTGCGCACGCTGAAAAGCCTTTACGGCGACAAGATCAGGCTCGTCGTCACCACGGTGGAGCTTTCCCGGGACGAACTGGTGCTCACCCACGAGGTCGGGGCCGACAGCTGCATCACCAAACCCATCTCGGCCAACGCCCTGATGGAAAAATGCGCTTTTGCCGTGCGCCCCAACAACCAGCTCGGGGTGCTGTTCGACCGGGCCGCCGCCCTGCTGGCCGCCGGCGACCTGGATCAGGCCGCACGGGTGGCGGCCAAGGCCTTCGAGATCAAGCCCGACAGCTTAAAAGCCCACCTGCTCCTGGGCGACGTGGCCCTGGCCAAGGGCGACCACGCCCAGGCCGAAAGCCATTACAAGGACGCGGCCCGGGCCGAGAAGCTCTATATCGAACCCCTCAAGCGCTTGGTCGAGGTCTACGCGCAGACCGGCGACGACGCCAAGCGTCTGGCCTGCCTGACCCGCCTGGACGAGCTGTCGCCGCTGAATTTCGAGCGCAAGGCGGTCATCGGCGAGGCCTACCTGGACCTGGGCGAGGGCGACAAGGCCCGGGCCTTTTTCGAGGAAGCCCGCAAGGCGGTGGGCAAGGTCGCCTCGGACATGGTCAGCGAGGCCCTTATGGAAATGGCCAAGCGCATCGGCGAACGCGACCAGGAAACGGCCCTGCGCTTCGTCACCGAGGCCATTGAGGCCAAAGGCGAAGCCCTTGGCCCCAAGGATCTGTGGATGTTCAACAACCGGGGCATCCTGCTGCGCCGCCAGGGCAACTGGCGCGAGGCCGCGGAGAACTATCGCAAGGCCCTGTCCATCGCCCCGTCCGACGCCGGCCTGCGCTACAACCTCGGCGTGGCCCATGCCGAGGGCAAGGACTACTATACCGCCCTGACCCACTTCGAGGAGGCCCTCAAGCTCGATCCCGACCTCATCCTCCAAGGGCCCACCGTGGGCTACAACATCGCCACGGCCTACCACCGGTGCCGCGATCTGCCCGCTGCCCGGGAATTTTTGGCCCAGACCCTCAAGCGCCACCCAGGCTACGAACCGGCCAGGCGCCTGCTGGCCCACCTGGGCCAATGA
- a CDS encoding two-component system sensor histidine kinase NtrB: MNPERTGKALARDAAEREMALAARDIEMLLGSIRSILVTLDGQNRVRRFNASAENAFGLAATAVAGRDFFELDLAWEGPAVREALEASRKTGAPARVDEVRCRTATGEERLLGLTVNPVDPAGDEAPGALILGQDLGEIKARELKAIHERRMQAIGRLAAGIAHEINTPVQYVGYNAGFLDESFTELLALLEAHGRLLEAVEAGDAAAVAGAAADARRVAGEIDIDYLRQEIPAAIANTRKGIGQVADIVRAMRQMSHPGTGEMLFFDVNASVRDIVAVTRNAWKHVAEVTLELSPELPLVYGAPHEVSQVLLNVVLNAAQAVEERVAAEPWRHGTILVSSRLVPGFAEIAVADNGPGMDEAVRGRIFDPFFTTKAVGKGTGQGLAISHAVMTRHGGCIDCLSRSGEGTTFFLRFPLEDGQTQHGAA; this comes from the coding sequence GTGAACCCGGAGCGGACCGGAAAAGCCCTGGCCCGCGACGCGGCCGAGCGGGAAATGGCCTTGGCCGCCCGGGACATCGAGATGCTGCTTGGCTCCATCCGCTCCATCCTGGTCACCCTGGACGGCCAAAACCGGGTGCGCCGCTTCAACGCCAGCGCCGAAAACGCGTTCGGCCTGGCCGCGACGGCCGTGGCCGGCCGCGATTTCTTCGAGCTGGACCTGGCCTGGGAAGGTCCGGCCGTGCGCGAGGCCCTGGAGGCCAGCCGAAAAACCGGCGCGCCGGCCCGGGTGGACGAGGTGCGCTGCCGCACGGCCACCGGCGAGGAGCGCCTTTTGGGACTCACGGTCAACCCTGTGGACCCGGCCGGCGACGAGGCCCCGGGCGCGCTGATTCTCGGCCAGGATCTCGGCGAAATCAAAGCCCGGGAACTCAAGGCCATCCACGAACGCCGGATGCAGGCCATCGGCCGCCTGGCCGCCGGCATCGCCCACGAAATCAACACCCCGGTCCAGTACGTCGGCTACAACGCCGGCTTTCTCGACGAATCCTTCACCGAACTGCTGGCCCTGCTCGAAGCCCATGGCCGGCTGCTGGAGGCCGTGGAAGCCGGCGACGCCGCCGCCGTGGCCGGAGCGGCCGCCGATGCCCGGCGCGTGGCCGGGGAAATCGACATCGACTACCTGCGCCAGGAAATCCCGGCCGCCATCGCCAACACCCGCAAGGGCATCGGCCAGGTGGCCGACATCGTGCGGGCCATGCGCCAGATGTCCCACCCAGGAACCGGCGAGATGCTTTTTTTCGACGTCAACGCCAGCGTGCGCGACATCGTGGCCGTCACCCGCAACGCCTGGAAGCATGTCGCCGAAGTGACCCTGGAGCTTTCCCCCGAGCTGCCCTTGGTGTACGGTGCGCCCCACGAGGTGTCCCAGGTTCTGCTCAACGTGGTGTTAAACGCCGCCCAGGCCGTGGAGGAACGGGTCGCCGCGGAACCCTGGCGGCATGGGACCATCCTCGTGTCCTCTCGGCTCGTTCCCGGCTTTGCCGAGATTGCCGTGGCCGACAACGGCCCGGGCATGGACGAGGCGGTGCGCGGGCGCATCTTCGATCCCTTTTTCACCACCAAGGCCGTGGGCAAGGGCACGGGACAGGGTCTGGCCATCAGCCACGCGGTCATGACCCGCCACGGCGGCTGCATCGACTGCCTGTCACGCTCCGGGGAGGGCACGACCTTTTTCCTCCGTTTTCCCCTGGAAGACGGCCAGACGCAACACGGGGCGGCCTGA
- a CDS encoding tetratricopeptide repeat protein: MAAVPPPPNELPKTASDPFRGVFSTQTQAFIGFGATKRKVKQNVQVYAEEQADGSYLLRSLNKHFIPSGKPRRVTREQLLSEYLPEPDLYMNKVVPMMRRARQYADAGDAHRTEGELMSAEFEYKNALRVDEEHIRATFGLGLTYLDRGELDSARLVCRRIITLEAAFGEEHKHLFNEFGIKMRKHRMYDQALRYYFKAYRLSKTDDHLLYNIARTYFERDNPKLALKFLGMAQAINPAFPEAEALARAIERKALEETALPFSGRFAASDF; this comes from the coding sequence ATGGCAGCAGTTCCGCCCCCCCCCAACGAGCTTCCCAAGACCGCAAGCGATCCTTTTCGCGGTGTTTTTTCCACTCAGACCCAGGCGTTCATCGGCTTCGGGGCGACCAAGCGCAAGGTCAAACAAAACGTCCAGGTCTATGCCGAGGAGCAGGCCGACGGCTCCTATCTCCTGCGCAGCCTCAACAAGCACTTCATCCCCTCCGGCAAACCCCGTCGCGTGACCCGGGAACAGCTCCTGTCCGAATACCTGCCCGAGCCCGACCTCTATATGAACAAGGTCGTGCCCATGATGCGCCGGGCCAGGCAGTACGCCGACGCCGGCGACGCCCACCGGACCGAGGGCGAACTCATGTCGGCCGAGTTCGAATACAAAAACGCCTTGCGGGTGGACGAGGAGCATATCCGGGCTACCTTCGGCCTGGGGCTCACCTACCTCGACCGGGGCGAACTGGACAGCGCCCGTCTGGTTTGCCGCCGCATCATCACCCTGGAGGCGGCTTTCGGCGAGGAGCACAAACACCTGTTCAACGAATTCGGCATCAAGATGCGCAAACATCGGATGTACGATCAGGCTCTGCGCTACTATTTCAAGGCCTACCGTCTGAGCAAGACCGATGATCATCTCCTGTACAACATCGCCAGAACCTATTTTGAGCGCGACAACCCAAAGCTCGCCCTGAAGTTCCTCGGCATGGCCCAGGCCATCAATCCGGCCTTTCCCGAAGCCGAGGCCCTGGCCCGGGCCATCGAACGCAAAGCCCTGGAAGAAACCGCCCTGCCGTTTTCAGGGAGATTCGCCGCCAGCGACTTCTAA
- a CDS encoding SPOR domain-containing protein: MSMRPLACLLAALFLGLSSGYARAGTDASPAVTALVCGALLRDPAPGEGWPTARDVRPGEAVGAADRGLGCRFVVSGEAGQTSVVVAVRLTRPLPEGGTAQDVWQTAARPGEPAVAAYALAAELPVAAGEWTLTLTPPGGQPAVARFQVAGRPAEAAVSPPTAMPTAPGAKAAGKAAAAAPRPEPAPQNPPAAPQAAPALPALAAAPVAPAGQANASAPPAPGPAKAEPRPKVPPPSKAEPAAGYLALQTGLFAEADNAAAQAAKLRTRGLPACLAVSDKDGKRRYRVLAGRFGDRRAAAAARAEVMAVTGVAPIITPVAAGDIPGLRCR; encoded by the coding sequence ATGTCCATGCGTCCCCTCGCCTGCCTGCTGGCGGCCTTGTTCCTGGGCCTGTCGTCCGGCTACGCCCGGGCCGGGACCGACGCCTCCCCGGCCGTGACCGCCCTGGTGTGCGGGGCGCTTCTCCGGGACCCCGCCCCGGGCGAGGGCTGGCCAACGGCCAGGGATGTGCGCCCGGGCGAGGCCGTGGGCGCGGCGGACCGGGGCCTTGGCTGCCGCTTCGTCGTGTCCGGCGAGGCGGGGCAAACTTCGGTCGTTGTGGCCGTGCGGCTGACGCGGCCGCTGCCCGAAGGCGGGACGGCCCAGGACGTCTGGCAGACGGCGGCCCGGCCGGGAGAACCGGCCGTGGCCGCCTACGCCCTGGCTGCCGAGCTGCCCGTGGCCGCCGGGGAGTGGACGCTGACCCTGACCCCGCCGGGCGGCCAGCCGGCCGTGGCCCGCTTCCAGGTGGCCGGCCGGCCGGCCGAGGCTGCCGTCTCGCCGCCGACCGCCATGCCAACGGCCCCAGGGGCCAAGGCGGCGGGCAAAGCCGCTGCCGCCGCGCCGCGCCCCGAACCCGCGCCCCAGAACCCTCCGGCAGCCCCGCAGGCGGCCCCGGCCCTTCCCGCCCTGGCGGCCGCGCCCGTCGCACCGGCCGGCCAGGCCAACGCCTCGGCCCCGCCGGCCCCCGGGCCGGCCAAGGCCGAACCGCGCCCAAAAGTCCCGCCGCCTTCCAAGGCCGAACCGGCGGCCGGCTATCTGGCCCTGCAAACCGGCCTTTTTGCCGAGGCGGACAATGCCGCCGCCCAGGCGGCCAAACTCCGGACCCGGGGCTTGCCGGCCTGCCTGGCCGTGTCGGACAAGGACGGCAAACGCCGCTACCGGGTGCTGGCCGGCCGCTTCGGCGACCGACGGGCCGCCGCCGCCGCCCGGGCCGAAGTCATGGCCGTCACGGGCGTGGCCCCCATCATCACGCCCGTGGCGGCCGGCGACATTCCCGGGCTGCGGTGTCGGTAG